From the Corticium candelabrum chromosome 2, ooCorCand1.1, whole genome shotgun sequence genome, one window contains:
- the LOC134198161 gene encoding complement C3-like, whose amino-acid sequence MLSGNILGVAILLFHTAFYCTAQSGPNYFVAAPSVLQIGIKQTVVVSVFKVNAPISVGIRVEDDKGQVLYQAANQNVEVNKPVGFEVEVPYEKVPAPDPVKGVRYAYIRAVSESASLPFNKLVRVVLSTKSLSVFVQTDKPVYKRNEDVHIRVVAVNSSLLPRHSSEVVVDIRNPQDIIVDRIQLKTSSGTGITKRTLYLGPGALQGNWTIIAKYGYKAESKSEYRFEVKDYVLPRYEVKITPPNYVRVQSLQNSISFHVTASYTYGKPVVGQLEVKLGVLIKGNNTIAVFNSLPFSLALSDNGEKHIIVPNGGYKVFPLGEQLYISAEVIDSNNGVKQQTFDVSAQFTDNPIKLDCALSPPYYRPNLPLRLEVRATYANGAVVSNVLVEYTKPQGNGQQPTQKTTNKKGIASFQLNVGEGSGDKEFRFQVKEPIAQQLVSACTFKQFPSSRGSFFVRSNFRSPPKIGSQGDFEIIRDSKDNRHLTFTVLVTSRGIIQQQKAVPLGGGSIGTFQVSITSDLAGKFCVLAYYVEDNNEVVADATCVEIEKSFKNDIKLSTVNNKKTIQPSNSFDLKVAAARRSDIALLAVDKGLYILNNENKLSREDVFDDLSRYDKSCGYTSVDSKGVFDAVGLTSISATTLQSIVRESELCVSRSKRDVEKANNKSDIWCELGKKVRSKSGKGYVAMCEEEYGKLVGGSSSLEFQGSVSEEDAIAFRMCCNPYLPSRARSAFPDDFSDVFSEDLLNFISTREHFPHVWLWDKKVYTGDNDVTVLNLKVPDSLTEWVIQAIGVSDEHGFGVAEPMSLKVSKPIFIECHFPFAFTRLEQTSLSCTIYNYNENEIEGCVAIVRPPESICTTSGRAVQTLFQCVNVQGQNTALVKFPIVPLDVGQEKLTILLRTDHGGEYVIHDINIKPDGVLKEVDFSTELDPQGINIAAGHAAISQVQGSVKRSCYQLVNEEGECVEPLEGSFTKDECCRDQIQSFSVAWGPDCERCPNREERFERGVADVLRGRRQTTTFYTRFPESYVAGSEQAWLTVSGRYLTGTVVTIASISDLLRQPGGCGEQSLIAFAPNVEIVKFLKATNPALTPEKENTYIGLLRRGYQHVLEFRKADSGGFAVWPHKNASTWLSAFALRTICSARGLIAIDDNVINGIMNFLLSQQGPNGAFIEHEYIYHRAMLGGVQGGDTSLTAYVVVSFLQCCNASLTSPNITQALCKAKDFFVRHMNAGYVRRPYTRAIVYYALADICISCKVCNCDSTILPRIQRLLYENVNTTQDGGKYWNVNTYYGRSYWYRYRPSAISVETSAYALCAAMSYGDIGSARPIAKWLNQQRNSKGAFVSTQDTVVALHCLAEFAKQIRLERKISVNVTALHNTSFSHKFEINNDNADVNQRISVPLNDVIKLTSTGDGLGIAQLHVEYYQPNTDGDQCAFDFPVSVTPIDSDQASIRIRACARYLRSGCTSMAIIDVELPSGYVACNGSEAGQADQLCLSSVLQAGRAIGLTQYEVSKKSVVFYLDKICANQQTCVEFKADRVYSVFHPLPVAARVYDYYEPDEQCTTFYKVGEGSSKMSVICGTTSGNDKQPYCICGAGRCPKLEPISNRLCNACIHHHYVYKVKPIKQEEKDGWIRIRVRVEEVIKPGSIDLKGKRTIKLWLPEVCSESVRLVNGKSYHLQGRDGPKFVLDHSSVIEEWPLSYQACQTGAKRTCAVDKCKKTPKKGGARKRCENSKRSSKSCQKRAKKDCADNLEFQEYLPEIKEGAICEQTKICK is encoded by the exons ATGCTCTCTGGAAACATTCTGGGAGTCGCAATTCTACTCTTTCACACTGCTTTCTACTGCACGGCGCAAAGCGG TCCCAATTATTTTGTTGCTGCTCCGAGCGTACTGCAGATAGGCATCAAACAGACGGTGGTTGTGTCGGTTTTCAAGGTAAACGCACCCATCTCTGTTGGCATTCGCGTTGAAGACGACAAGGGTCAGGTTCTCTACCAGGCAGCCAATCAAAACGTGGAAG tGAACAAACCGGTTGGATTTGAAGTTGAGGTCCCGTATGAGAAAGTCCCCGCTCCAGATCCTGTAAAGGGCGTCCGCTACGCATACATCCGAGCTGTTTCAGAATCCGCTTCGCTTCCCTTCAACAAGCTGGTTCGTGTGGTTCTTTCAACTAAATCGCTGTCGGTGTTTGTTCAAACGGACAAACCGGTTTACAAGAGAAACGAAGATG TTCACATTAGAGTTGTTGCTGTCAACTCAAGCCTTCTTCCCAGACACAGTTCAGAG GTTGTTGTGGACATAAGG AACCCACAAGATATTATTGTTGACAGGATTCAATTGAAAACATCGTCTGGCACAG GTATTACGAAACGCACACTGTATCTTGGGCCTGGAGCTTTGCAAGGAAACTGGACTATTATAGCTAAATATGGTTATAAG GCTGAGTCGAAGTCGGAGTATCGATTTGAAGTGAAGGATTATG TTTTGCCACGATATGAAGTCAAGATCACACCTCCTAACTATGTCAGAGTCCAGAGTTTACAGAATTCTATATCTTTTCATGTGACAGCAAG TTACACTTACGGGAAACCGGTTGTAGGACAGCTCGAAGTCAAACTTGGAGTTCTTATTAAAGGAAACAATACGATTGCCGTCTTCAACTCGCTGCCTTTTTCTTTGGCACTTTCG GACAATGGAGAAAAACACATTATTGTTCCCAATGGAGGGTACAAAGTTTTTCCTTTGGGTGAGCAACTCTATATTTCAGCAGAAGTGATAGACTCTAACAACGGAGTGAAACAACAAACGTTTGATGTGTCCGCACAATTCACAGACAATCCCATTAAATTGGATTGCGCCTTGAGTCCTCCATATTATCGTCCCAACCTTCCGCTGCGGCTGGAG GTACGAGCCACGTATGCGAATGGAGCTGTGGTATCTAACGTATTAGTAGAATACACCAAACCACAAGGAAACGGTCAGCAACCTACCCAAAAAACGACTAACAAGAAAGGCATCGCCTCTTTTCAGCTCAATGTTGGTGAAGGAAGTGGTGATAAGGAATTTCGG TTTCAGGTTAAGGAGCCGATAGCCCAACAACTGGTCTCTGCTTGCACTTTTAAGCAGTTCCCCTCCAGTAGAGGAAGCTTCTTTGTGCGATCAAATTTTCGCAGTCCACCCAAA ATTGGCTCACAGGGAGACTTTGAAATTATCAGAGATTCAAAGGATAATAGACAC TTGACGTTTACAGTGCTAGTTACCTCGAGAGGAATAATCCAGCAGCAGAAAGCAGTGCCTTTGGGAGGAGGCTCGATTGGGACGTTTCAAGTTTCGATTACTTCAGATCTCGCTGGCAAATTCTGCGTCCTTGCCTATTACGTAGAAGACAACAACGAAGTCGTGGCGGACGCAACGTGTGTGGAAATAGAGAAATCGTTTAAGAACGAC ATTAAACTATCAACAGTGAATAACAAGAAGACCATTCAGCCTTCCAATTCTTTTGACTTGAAGGTAGCAGCTGCTCGACGCTCTGATATTGCATTGCTCGCAGTGGATAAGGGTCTCTACATTCTAAACAATGAGAACAAGTTGTCTAGAGAAGACGTATTTGATGACCTGAGTAGATACGACAAATCTTGTGGATACACATCAGTTGACAGCAAGGGTGTCTTTGAT GCGGTAGGTTTGACCAGTATTAGTGCAACTACTTTGCAATCCATCGTCAGAGAAA GTGAATTGTGCGTGTCACGTAGTAAGAGAGACGTGGAAAAAGCTAACAATAAATCAG ACATTTGGTGTGAGCTCGGTAAGAAAGTTCGTAGTAAAAGTGGAAAGGGATACGTCGCTATGTGCGAAGAAGAGTATGGAAAGCTTGTTGGTGGCAGTAGTTCACTGGAGTTCCAAGGTTCCGTCTCCGAAGAAGACGCAATTGCTTTCCGGATGTGCTGCAATCCCT ATTTGCCCAGTCGTGCTCGCTCTGCCTTCCCAGATGATTTTAGCGACGTGTTTAGCGAGGACCTGCTGAATTTTATTAGTACTCGTGAACACTTTCCTCACGTATGGCTGTGGGACAAAAAAGTTTATACGGG TGACAATGACGTGACAGTACTTAATCTCAAGGTTCCAGATTCATTAACAGAATGGGTCATTCAAGCTATTGGTGTGTCAGACGAGCATGGATTTGGCGTTGCGGAACCAATGTCTTTGAAAGTGTCTAAACCTATTTTTATTGAATGTCACTTTCCGTTTGCTTTCACTCGTTTGGAGCAGACTTCTTTGTCGTGTACGATTTACAACTACAACGAGAATGAAATCGAG GGCTGTGTTGCGATAGTCAGGCCGCCTGAGTCGATTTGCACTACTAGTGGCAGGGCTGTACAGACACTATTTCAGTGCGTCAATGTTCAAGGACAAAACACAGCATTAGTCAAATTTCCTATTGTACCTCTCGATGTTGGTCAAGAGAAACTCACAATACTATTGCGTACCGACCATGGAGGAGAATACGTCATCCATGACATAAACATTAAA CCTGATGGAGTTCTAAAAGAGGTCGACTTTAGTACAGAGCTGGATCCTCAAG GCATAAACATTGCTGCTGGTCACGCTGCGATATCTCAAGTGCAAGGAT CAGTGAAGAGATCGTGCTATCAGTTGGTGAATGAAGAGGGAGAGTGCGTGGAGCCTTTAGAGGGAAGTTTCACGAAAGATGAGTGTTGTCGCGACCAAATTCAGAGCTTCTCTGTTGCCTGGGGACCGGACTGTGAGAGATGTCCGAACAGAGAAG AACGTTTTGAGCGTGGAGTTGCGGACGTATTGCGAGGAAGACGTCAGACTACAACATTTTATACACGTTTTCCTGAAAGCTACGTAGCTGGATCAGAACAAGCTTGGCTTACTGTATCCG GTCGTTATTTGACTGGCACTGTCGTCACTATAGCTAGTATTTCTGATCTTCTTCGCCAACCCGGAGGTTGCGGGGAGCAGAGTCTCATCGCGTTTGCTCCCAATGTCGAAATTGTCAAATTTCTAAAAGCGACTAATCCCGCTCTAACCCCTGAGAAAGAGAACACGTACATTGGCCTACTGAGAAGAG GCTATCAACACGTGCTTGAATTTCGAAAGGCTGATTCTGGAGGTTTTGCTGTTTGGCCGCACAAGAATGCATCGACTTGGCTGAGCGCCTTTGCATTGAGAACAATCTGCTCCGCACGCGGCCTCATTGCCATCGACGACAACGTCATCAACGGTATAATGAACTTCCTGCTTTCTCAACAAGGACCCAACGGTGCCTTCATTGAACACGAGTACATCTACCACAGGGCAATGCTG GGAGGTGTGCAGGGAGGAGATACGTCACTGACTGCCTATGTTGTTGTTAGCTTTCTTCAATGCTGCAATGCGTCTCTTACTTCACCG aATATAACGCAAGCTCTGTGCAAAGCCAAAGATTTTTTTGTGCGTCATATGAATGCGGGATACGTGCGGAGGCCGTACACTCGAGCGATTGTTTACTACGCGTTGGCCGATATCTGCATATCTTGCAAAGTCTGCAATTGTGATTCAACCATTTTGCCAAGAATTCAGAGATTGCTGTACGAAAATGTCAATACAA CGCAAGATGGTGGCAAGTATTGGAATGTCAACACCTACTATGGCAGGTCGTATTGGTATCGCTATCGACCGTCAGCCATTTCTGTGGAAACGAGTGCGTACGCACTCTGTGCGGCTATGAGCTACGGCGATATCGGAAGTGCGAGACCTATAGCCAAATGGCTAAACCAGCAGAGAAACTCTAAAGGAGCGTTTGTCTCAACGCAG GATACAGTTGTGGCACTCCATTGCTTAGCAGAGTTTGCCAAACAAATTCGTCTTGAACGTAAGATATCAGTTAACGTCACAGCGCTCCACAACACAAGTTTTTCTCACAAATTTGAGATTAACAACGACAACGCAGATGTCAATCAACGCATTTCG GTTCCGCTCAACGACGTAATCAAGCTGACATCGACAGGAGACGGTCTTGGAATCGCTCAACTACATGTCGAGTACTACCAGCCAAACACAGACGGTGATCAGTGTGCATTCGATTTTCCAGTTTCGGTGACTCCCATTGACTCCGATCAAGCCTCCATACGGATCCGCGCATGCGCAAG GTATTTGCGAAGCGGATGTACGAGCATGGCCATCATCGACGTCGAGCTGCCGAGTGGATACGTAGCATGCAATGGTAGCGAAGCTGGACAAGCCGATCAACTGTGTCTCTCTTCC GTCCTTCAAGCTGGCCGTGCAATTGGACTAACGCAGTACGAAGTATCCAAAAAGTCGGTTGTTTTCTATCTCGACAAG ATTTGCGCCAATCAACAAACGTGCGTGGAGTTCAAAGCTGATCGCGTATACAGTGTGTTTCACCCTCTTCCTGTTGCCGCGAGAGTGTACGACTACTATGAACCTG atGAGCAATGCACTACTTTCTACAAAGTTGGAGAAGGATCATCTAAAATGTCCGTCATATGTGGCACCACTTCTGGCAATGATAAACAGCCCTACTGCATTTGTGGAGCAG GTAGATGTCCTAAGCTTGAGCCCATATCAAACAGACTGTGCAATGCCTGCATACACCATCACTACG TGTACAAGGTAAAGCCTATTAAGCAGGAAGAAAAGGACGGTTGGATCAGGATCAGAGTCCGTGTCGAGGAG GTGATTAAACCGGGAAGCATCGACCTCAAAGGAAAAAGAACAATCAAGCTGTGGCTCCCAGAAGTATGCAGTGAGTCTGTTCGTTTAGTTAATGGCAAGAGTTATCACCTTCAAGGACGGGACGGACCCAAGTTTGTTCTCGATCATTCATCTGTTATTGAAGAATGGCCGCTAAGCTACCAAGCCTGCCAAACGGGTGCAAAACGAACGTGCGCTGTCGATAAATGCAAGAAGACTCCGAAGAAAGGAGGAGCTAGGAAGAGATGCGAGAACTCAAAGAGGTCGTCGAAATCATGCCAGAAACGAGCAAAGAAAGACTGCGCAGACAATTTAGAGTTTCAGGAATATCTTCCGGAGATAAAGGAAGGTGCTATTTGTGAGCAGACTAAGATCTGCAAATAG
- the LOC134198199 gene encoding ophiophagus venom factor-like isoform X1 — protein sequence MRNPQNVIVDKVQVKTSPRTGIEQRRLHLGPDALQGKWTVVARYGYKAELKSEYRFEVKDYVLPSFDVKIIPPEYVRDKRLQDTISFRVTARYTYGKAVTGKLNVTVGVLIRGNKTVDVFNSLSLYILKSDDGVKTIFFPNGGYKVFPLGEQVYISVEVTNSNNGVKRQTFDVSSQFDDNPIKLDCALSPPYYRPNLPLRLQVRSRYANGAVVSNVKVEYTNAPSPGEQLTRTTNEKGIAYFQLNVSQGSGDKEFRFQVKAPVAQQLVTACTLKQFPSSRGSFFVRSNFRNPPKIGLQGDFEIIRDVKDIRHLTLTVLVISRGIIQQQKAVLLRGGSIGTFQVSITSDLTGKFCVLAYYVEDNNEVVADATCLEIEKSFKNDIKLSSVNTIHPSDSFHLKVAAARRSDIALLAVDKRLYILYNENKLLRENVFDDLSSYDKSCGYTSVDSKGVFDAVGLTSISGTTLQPIVRESELCQSHNKKAVEKVDGKLDFPSRHDRSPVPPEFRDVFDDSIYPRSHFPEAWLWDMNLYTGHFNEITLSLYAPDSITEWVIEAIGISDDYGFGVAEPISFQVFISVFVECHIIYAFTRLEQSSLSCTVYNYDRHNLQESCAVCLFLHFALLLVF from the exons ATGAGG AATCCACAAAACGTTATTGTTGACAAGGTACAAGTGAAGACATCACCTCGCACAG GTATTGAGCAGCGCAGGCTGCATCTTGGCCCAGACGCTTTACAAGGAAAGTGGACTGTTGTAGCTCGATATGGCTATAAA GCTGAGTTGAAATCAGAGTATCGATTTGAAGTGAAGGATTATG tGTTACCGTCATTCGATGTCAAGATCATTCCTCCCGAATATGTCAGAGACAAACGTTTGCAAGATACTATCTCTTTTCGTGTGACAGCAAG GTACACATATGGTAAAGCTGTTACAGGAAAGCTCAACGTCACAGTTGGAGTTCTCATTAGAGGAAACAAAACAGTAGACGTCTTTAATTCACTTTCTTTGTATATATTAAAATCG GACGACGGAGTAAAAACTATCTTTTTTCCAAATGGAGGGTACAAAGTTTTTCCCTTAGGCGAACAAGTTTATATTTCAGTAGAAGTGACAAACTCAAACAACGGAGTGAAACGACAAACATTTGATGTGTCCTCTCAATTCGATGACAATCCCATTAAATTGGATTGTGCTTTGAGTCCTCCATATTATCGTCCCAACCTTCCCCTGCGACTGCAG GTACGATCCAGGTATGCGAATGGAGCTGTGGTATCTAACGTAAAGGTAGAATACACTAATGCACCATCACCCGGTGAGCAACTTACCAGAACGACTAACGAGAAGGGCATCGCATATTTTCAGCTCAATGTTAGTCAAGGAAGTGGTGATAAGGAATTTCGG tttcAGGTTAAAGCGCCAGTAGCCCAACAACTGGTTACTGCTTGCACTCTTAAACAATTCCCTTCCAGTAGAGGAAGCTTCTTTGTGCGATCAAATTTTCGTAATCCACCCAAA ATTGGCTTACAGGGAGACTTTGAAATCATCAGAGATGTAAAGGATATCAGACAC TTGACGCTTACAGTGCTAGTCATCTCGAGAGGAATAATCCAGCAGCAGAAAGCAGTGCTTTTGAGAGGAGGGTCTATTGGGACGTTTCAAGTTTCGATCACTTCAGATCTCACTGGCAAATTCTGCGTCCTTGCATACTACGTAGAAGACAACAACGAAGTCGTGGCGGATGCAACATGCTTGGAAATAGAGAAATCGTTTAAGAACGAC ATTAAACTATCAAGTGTGAATACCATTCATCCTTCCGATTCTTTTCACTTGAAGGTAGCAGCTGCTCGACGCTCTGATATTGCATTACTCGCAGTGGACAAGCGTCTCTACATACTCTACAATGAGAACAAGTTGTTAAGAGAAAACGTATTTGATGACTTGAGTAGTTACGACAAGTCTTGTGGATACACATCAGTTGACAGCAAGGGTGTCTTTGAT GCGGTAGGATTGACAAGTATTAGTGGAACTACCCTACAACCAATCGTCAGGGAAA GTGAGTTATGCCAGTCACATAACAAGAAAGCTGTGGAAAAAGTCGACGGCAAATTAG ATTTTCCGAGTCGTCATGACCGGTCTCCCGTCCCACCCGAATTTAGAGATGTGTTTGACGATTCTATTTATCCTCGTTCACACTTTCCTGAGGCGTGGCTGTGGGACATGAATCTATATACGGG TCACTTTAACGAGATAACACTTTCTCTATACGCTCCAGATTCAATAACAGAGTGGGTCATTGAAGCTATTGGTATATCAGACGATTACGGGTTTGGCGTTGCGGAACCAATTTCATTCCAAGTGTTTATTTCTGTTTTTGTGGAATGTCACATTATATATGCTTTTACTCGTTTGGAGCAGTCTTCTCTGTCGTGTACGGTATACAACTACGATCGTCATAATCTACAGGAAagttgtgctgtttgtttgtttctacaTTTTGCCCTTTTGCTTGTATTTTAG
- the LOC134198199 gene encoding complement C3-like isoform X2 — protein MRNPQNVIVDKVQVKTSPRTGIEQRRLHLGPDALQGKWTVVARYGYKAELKSEYRFEVKDYVLPSFDVKIIPPEYVRDKRLQDTISFRVTARYTYGKAVTGKLNVTVGVLIRGNKTVDVFNSLSLYILKSDDGVKTIFFPNGGYKVFPLGEQVYISVEVTNSNNGVKRQTFDVSSQFDDNPIKLDCALSPPYYRPNLPLRLQVRSRYANGAVVSNVKVEYTNAPSPGEQLTRTTNEKGIAYFQLNVSQGSGDKEFRFQVKAPVAQQLVTACTLKQFPSSRGSFFVRSNFRNPPKIGLQGDFEIIRDVKDIRHLTLTVLVISRGIIQQQKAVLLRGGSIGTFQVSITSDLTGKFCVLAYYVEDNNEVVADATCLEIEKSFKNDIKLSSVNTIHPSDSFHLKVAAARRSDIALLAVDKRLYILYNENKLLRENVFDDLSSYDKSCGYTSVDSKGVFDAVGLTSISGTTLQPIVRESELCQSHNKKAVEKVDGKLDFPSRHDRSPVPPEFRDVFDDSIYPRSHFPEAWLWDMNLYTGFNNRVGH, from the exons ATGAGG AATCCACAAAACGTTATTGTTGACAAGGTACAAGTGAAGACATCACCTCGCACAG GTATTGAGCAGCGCAGGCTGCATCTTGGCCCAGACGCTTTACAAGGAAAGTGGACTGTTGTAGCTCGATATGGCTATAAA GCTGAGTTGAAATCAGAGTATCGATTTGAAGTGAAGGATTATG tGTTACCGTCATTCGATGTCAAGATCATTCCTCCCGAATATGTCAGAGACAAACGTTTGCAAGATACTATCTCTTTTCGTGTGACAGCAAG GTACACATATGGTAAAGCTGTTACAGGAAAGCTCAACGTCACAGTTGGAGTTCTCATTAGAGGAAACAAAACAGTAGACGTCTTTAATTCACTTTCTTTGTATATATTAAAATCG GACGACGGAGTAAAAACTATCTTTTTTCCAAATGGAGGGTACAAAGTTTTTCCCTTAGGCGAACAAGTTTATATTTCAGTAGAAGTGACAAACTCAAACAACGGAGTGAAACGACAAACATTTGATGTGTCCTCTCAATTCGATGACAATCCCATTAAATTGGATTGTGCTTTGAGTCCTCCATATTATCGTCCCAACCTTCCCCTGCGACTGCAG GTACGATCCAGGTATGCGAATGGAGCTGTGGTATCTAACGTAAAGGTAGAATACACTAATGCACCATCACCCGGTGAGCAACTTACCAGAACGACTAACGAGAAGGGCATCGCATATTTTCAGCTCAATGTTAGTCAAGGAAGTGGTGATAAGGAATTTCGG tttcAGGTTAAAGCGCCAGTAGCCCAACAACTGGTTACTGCTTGCACTCTTAAACAATTCCCTTCCAGTAGAGGAAGCTTCTTTGTGCGATCAAATTTTCGTAATCCACCCAAA ATTGGCTTACAGGGAGACTTTGAAATCATCAGAGATGTAAAGGATATCAGACAC TTGACGCTTACAGTGCTAGTCATCTCGAGAGGAATAATCCAGCAGCAGAAAGCAGTGCTTTTGAGAGGAGGGTCTATTGGGACGTTTCAAGTTTCGATCACTTCAGATCTCACTGGCAAATTCTGCGTCCTTGCATACTACGTAGAAGACAACAACGAAGTCGTGGCGGATGCAACATGCTTGGAAATAGAGAAATCGTTTAAGAACGAC ATTAAACTATCAAGTGTGAATACCATTCATCCTTCCGATTCTTTTCACTTGAAGGTAGCAGCTGCTCGACGCTCTGATATTGCATTACTCGCAGTGGACAAGCGTCTCTACATACTCTACAATGAGAACAAGTTGTTAAGAGAAAACGTATTTGATGACTTGAGTAGTTACGACAAGTCTTGTGGATACACATCAGTTGACAGCAAGGGTGTCTTTGAT GCGGTAGGATTGACAAGTATTAGTGGAACTACCCTACAACCAATCGTCAGGGAAA GTGAGTTATGCCAGTCACATAACAAGAAAGCTGTGGAAAAAGTCGACGGCAAATTAG ATTTTCCGAGTCGTCATGACCGGTCTCCCGTCCCACCCGAATTTAGAGATGTGTTTGACGATTCTATTTATCCTCGTTCACACTTTCCTGAGGCGTGGCTGTGGGACATGAATCTATATACGGG ATTCAATAACAGAGTGGGTCATTGA